In Cyprinus carpio isolate SPL01 chromosome B16, ASM1834038v1, whole genome shotgun sequence, the following are encoded in one genomic region:
- the itga10 gene encoding integrin alpha-10 — protein MEIHKYLLLLKITVLLKGLCECFNIDVKRPRIFSGPEDALFGFSVLQHENNGEKSILVGAPWDGPQNNRKGDIYKCIVGDETNSNCSKMNLGENAFQNVSRNLKNSHLGMTLTPAAPDGFLACAPLWSQECGTSLFSTGICASVTNDMEPKDIIAPTAQRCTTYMDIVIVLDGSNSIYPWYEVQNFLSNILSKFHISPEQMQVGVLQYGEISVHEWSLRDYQTTQDVVEAAKNISRQEGRETRTAYAIQMACTEAFSPDRGAREGATKVMIVVTDGESHDGEDLPDSLAECEKRNITRYAIAVLGHYIRRQQDPETFINEIKYIASDPDEKYFFNVTDEAALNDIVDALGDRIFSLEGTLGYNESAFLMEMSQIGFSTHILDDGILFGMVGAYDWEGGVLKESKAGQLKPSREAFEKEFPLELKNHAAYLGYTVSSVIVGDWRRLYVAGAPRFKHKGKVILFDLTPEGDVIITQALNGEQIGSYFGSEVCVVDVDQDGITDILLIAAPMFLGAGNKETGKVYVYCLDGDGFAPNGTLHSQKKAQDARFGYAMAVAPDLNHDGYADLLVGAPLEDDHQGALYIYHGDEYYIIPQYKQRIPGSSLSSGLQYFGRSLSALLDLDGDELLDLAVGAQGTAVLLKSRSIVQINVSLSFQPHSINVIQKNCHRAGRDSACLNATVCFLALSRSPGSYGTSFDMQMGAMLDDRKILARALFDYNSQRQTLMGVTVRVGQTICYTLPFHVFDTADYIRPISFTLRFKINDTESGPVLDEGWPTTFKKSIPFFKDCGEDDVCVTDLVLQAHMDISGTRQQPYVIRSPRRRLAVEVQLQNRLENAYNTSLTLHYSKNLHFSSLSIREDAQFKIECTALSSNSHSCNVSYPVFRSQSKVNFMLEFEFSCTSLISKVQMKLVASSDSVESEGTLSDNNVQLQSIVQYEPDLFITSDSNLNRYEVHPTRTVSEGTGPEFYTHFRVQNLGCYAVSNLELTVNLPAVASGDRVFATVVDAFSYNSSGVNCSIVGDLSKLKSSQRDVRPLHPEDMKKVELLNCTSSWCVEVVCHIQQLLKGQTALIRLTRRIHDNFFRQAKFKAVTIVGSYQLSARESNLITMGNAALLRETVLEVLKGRSIPISLWILIGSIIGGLLLLALLVFMLWKLGFFTRKQRKDEDENDDN, from the exons ATGGAGATTCACAAGTACCTGCTGCTGTTGAAGATCACTGTTCTTCTCAAAG GGCTGTGTGAGTGTTTTAATATTGATGTAAAGAGGCCACGGATCTTCAGTGGACCTGAAGATGCTCTATTCGGCTTCTCTGTGTTACAGCATGAGAACAATGGAGAGAAATC GATTCTGGTTGGTGCTCCATGGGATGGACCACAAAATAACAGGAAGGGGGATATTTATAAGTGCATTGTGGGAGATGAGACAAATTCCAATTGTTCAAAAATGAACCTAG GTGAAAATGCATTTCAGAACGTGTCTCGAAATCTTAAAAACTCTCATCTGGGGATGACGCTAACCCCTGCTGCTCCAGATGGCTTCCTG GCCTGCGCTCCACTATGGTCCCAGGAATGTGGTACATCTCTGTTCAGCACAGGAATCTGTGCGTCTGTCACCAATGACATGGAGCCCAAGGACATCATTGCACCCACTGCCCAGA GATGCACCACATACATGGATATAGTGATTGTTTTAGATGGTTCTAATAGTATCTACCCTTGGTACGAAGTGCAGAACTTTCTTAGCAACATTCTCAGCAAGTTCCACATAAGCCCTGAACAAATGCag GTAGGTGTCCTGCAGTACGGCGAGATCTCAGTCCATGAGTGGTCTCTCAGGGACTATCAGACAACACAGGATGTGGTTGAAGCCGCCAAGAACATCAGTCGTCAAGAGGGACGGGAGACCCGCACCGCATACGCCATCCAAATGGCCTG CACTGAGGCCTTTAGTCCAGACAGAGGAGCGAGGGAAGGGGCCACTAAAGTGATGATAGTCGTGACAGATGGAGAGTCCCATGATGGTGAAGACCTTCCTGATTCCTTGGCTGAATGTGAGAAACGTAACATCACCAGATACGCCATCGCT GTATTGGGTCACTACATCCGCAGACAGCAAGATCCAGAGACCTTTATCAATGAGATTAAGTACATTGCCAGTGATCCCGATGAGAAATACTTCTTCAATGTAACGGATGAGGCTGCTCTAAATGACATTGTAGATGCATTGGGTGATCGCATTTTTAGTCTAGAGG GGACTCTGGGATACAATGAAAGTGCCTTTCTCATGGAGATGTCTCAGATTGGTTTTTCGACACACATTTTAGAT GATGGCATCTTGTTTGGCATGGTGGGTGCATATGACTGGGAGGGAGGCGTCCTGAAAGAGAGCAAAGCAGGGCAGCTCAAGCCCTCAAGAGAGGCCTTCGAGAAAGAGTTCCCATTGGAGCTGAAGAATCACGCAGCCTACTTAG GTTACACAGTGTCATCAGTGATTGTAGGTGACTGGAGGAGGTTGTATGTTGCTGGTGCACCTAGATTCAAGCACAAAGGAAAGGTCATACTGTTTGATCTCACCCCTGAAGGCGATGTCATAATCACACAAGCCCTAAATGGAGAACAG aTTGGCTCATATTTTGGCAGTGAGGTGTGCGTGGTGGATGTGGATCAGGACGGAATAACAGACATCCTGCTCATAGCTGCTCCCATGTTCCTGGGAGCAGGAAACAAAGAAACAGGCAAAGTCTATGTCTACTGTCTGGATGGG GATGGTTTTGCTCCTAATGGTACACTACATTCTCAGAAGAAAGCACAGGATGCACGCTTTGGTTATGCTATGGCTGTAGCCCCTGACCTTAACCACGACGGATACGCTGACCTGCTTGTGGGAGCTCCGCTAGAGGATGACCACCAGGGAGCTCTTTACATCTACCACGGCGACGAATACTACATCATACCTCAGtataaacaa CGTATCCCAGGCTCCTCTCTCTCTTCAGGGCTGCAGTATTTTGGCCGTAGCCTGAGCGCTCTGCTGGATCTGGATGGGGATGAGTTACTGGATCTTGCTGTGGGAGCACAGGGCACTGCCGTCCTACTGAA GTCACGCAGTATAGTGCAGATCAATGTCAGCCTGTCCTTCCAGCCACACTCCATAAATGTGATACAGAAGAACTGCCACAGGGCTGGACGAGACTCCGCATGCCTTAACGCCACAGTTTGCTTTCTGGCCCTGTCTCGCTCTCCTGGCTCTTATGGCACATCTTTTG atATGCAGATGGGGGCCATGCTGGATGACAGAAAGATCTTGGCTCGTGCTCTGTTTGACTACAACTCCCAGCGGCAGACCCTAATGGGCGTCACTGTTCGTGTAGGGCAGACCATATGCTACACGCTACCATTTCATGTCTTT GATACAGCTGATTACATCCGACCAATCAGCTTCACTTTGCGCTTCAAAATCAATGACACAGAGAGCGGCCCGGTACTAGATGAGGGCTGGCCAACAACATTCAAGAAGTCT ATCCCATTCTTCAAAGACTGTGGGGAGGATGATGTGTGTGTAACTGATCTTGTTTTACAGGCCCATATGGACATTTCTGGAACAAG GCAGCAACCGTATGTTATACGCAGCCCTCGGCGACGACTTGCAGTAGAAGTGCAGCTACAAAACCGGCTAGAAAACGCCTATAACACTAGCCTCACCCTTCATTACTCTAAAAACCTGCACTTCAGCAGTCTGAGTATACGG GAAGACGCCCAGTTTAAGATTGAATGTACGGCTCTAAGCTCAAACAGTCACTCCTGTAATGTCAGTTACCCAGTGTTCCGCTCTCAGTCGAAG GTGAACTTCATGTTGGAATTTGAGTTCAGTTGTACGTCTCTTATCAGTAAGGTCCAGATGAAGCTTGTTGCttcaag TGACAGTGTGGAGAGTGAAGGCACACTTTCGGACAACAATGTACAGTTACAGAGTATTGTACAGTATGAACCAGATCTCTTCATCACAAG TGACTCCAACCTAAACCGCTATGAGGTCCACCCAACCAGAACCGTGTCTGAGGGGACAGGACCTGAGTTCTACACACATTTCAGG GTGCAGAATCTGGGCTGTTATGCCGTCAGTAATCTGGAGCTGACTGTCAATTTGCCCGCCGTGGCTTCAGGAGACAGAGTTTTCGCGACGGTGGTTGATGCTTTCTCTTATAAT tcttCAGGTGTGAACTGCAGTATAGTGGGTGATCTATCAAAGTTAAAGTCCAGCCAGAGAGATGTGCGTCCACTTCACCCAGAAGACATGAAGAAAGTTGAACTATTG aaCTGCACTTCCTCATGGTGTGTGGAGGTTGTGTGTCACATCCAACAGCTACTGAAAGGACAGACAGCCTTGATCCGCCTCACCAGGAGGATACATGACAACTTCTTCAGACAG GCCAAGTTTAAAGCAGTGACAATAGTGGGCTCTTACCAGCTGTCTGCTCGGGAGTCCAATCTGATTACAATGGGAAATGCTGCCCTCTTGAGGGAG ACCGTTTTGGAAGTGCTGAAGGGGCGTTCGATTCCAATCTCTctctggattctgattggcagCATCATTGGAGGCCTGCTGCTTCTTGCACTCTTAGTATTCATGCTTTGGAAG CTGGGGTTTTTCACAAGGAAACAGAGGAAGGATGAGGATGAGAACGATGACAACTGA
- the polr3c gene encoding DNA-directed RNA polymerase III subunit RPC3, which translates to MTAQEVRLCGLLLQEHFGDVVEKVGTHLIRSGVLTLRALAHETKLPLDLVKKSLCVLMQHGMCAFGAGRRGPAGPVEYHIICERILHMLRYPRYIYTAKSLYGDTGELIVEEILQRGQMTMSSTVKTVADRLTHNMPEGQSMDYSEVVSAFSRLVETHFLQRCPPMASAESSSSGADNTPLPAVTQPTEPEDHPECYKLPYINLTGQGKRRRSSEDGEADPRAAKKAKTDSSERGDEGIYWQVNFQRFHLHFRDQAIISAVSCKLDQTSSEIVRTMLRMSEVTTPTHAAFTQALSANEIFRALPSSYNIARPILDQYLTLLVDDPMEFVGKTGDSGGGMYVVNLHRALANLARATLESVVQERFGSRSARIFRLLLRKRHLEQKQVEDFAMVPAKEAKDMLYTLLSENLVQLQEIPKTPDYAPSRTFYLYTVNQLPTARLLLQHCYKTVGNLIERRLYETKENKRLLEKSQRIEAILASLQATGAEAAQLTEVEEMITAPERQQLESLRHHINKLDSSENQVDETIFLLESYINSTQAPR; encoded by the exons ATGACAGCGCAGGAGGTGCGTTTGTGTGGGCTGCTGCTGCAGGAGCACTTTGGAGATGTGGTGGAGAAAGTGGGCACTCATCTGATCCGCAGTGGAGTTCTGACCTTGCGAGCACTTGCCCATGAGACCAAACTTCCTCTTGACCTG GTCAAGAAGTCTCTGTGTGTGCTGATGCAGCATGGGATGTGTGCGTTTGGTGCTGGGCGTCGTGGGCCAGCGGGACCTGTGGAATATCACATCATCTGTGAGCGCATCCTACACATGCTCCGTTATCCACGCTACATCTACACCGCCAAGAGTCTTTATGGAGACACAGGCGAGCTCATTGTGGAGGAGATACTGCAGAGAGGACAGATGACTATGAGCAGCACTGTCAAGACTGTAGCAGACCGGCTCACCCACAATATGCCAG AGGGCCAGAGTATGGACTACAGTGAGGTTGTCTCTGCGTTCTCCCGGTTGGTGGAGACTCATTTCCTGCAGCGTTGTCCTCCTATGGCCTCAGCAGAATCATCAAGCTCAGGAGCAGACAACACTCCCCTTCCAGCTGTAACACAGCCCACTGAACCAGAGGACCACCCAGAATGCTACAAACTACCCTATATCAATCTCACCG GTCAAGGAAAACGCAGACGCTCAAGTGAGGATGGTGAAGCTGACCCGCGAGCGGCAAAGAAAGCCAAGACAGACAGTAGTGAG CGTGGTGATGAAGGGATCTATTGGCAGGTGAATTTTCAACGCTTTCACCTGCACTTCAGGGATCAGGCCATCATTAGTGCTGTTTCCTGTAAACTTGATCAG ACTAGCAGTGAGATTGTTAGAACCATGTTGCGGATGAGTGAAGTTACAACGCCTACTCACGCTGCTTTCACACAAGCCCTTTCAGCCAATGAG ATTTTCCGAGCCCTTCCATCCAGTTACAACATCGCCAGACCAATTTTAGACCAATACCTCACTCTCCTGGTGGATGATCCG ATGGAATTTGTGGGGAAGACGGGTGACAGTGGAGGAGGAATGTATGTCGtca ATTTACATCGTGCACTGGCTAACCTGGCCAGAGCTACCCTAGAGTCTGTGGTCCAAGAGAG GTTCGGTTCCCGCTCTGCTCGAATCTTTCGTCTGTTACTGCGAAAACGGCACCTGGAACAGAAGCAGGTGGAGGATTTTGCCATGGTTCCTGCCAAAGAGGCCAAAGACATGCTGTACACACTCCTGTCTGAGAACCTGGTCCAGCTACAG GAAATCCCCAAAACGCCAGACTACGCCCCTTCTCGCACCTTTTACCTGTACACAGTTAACCAGTTGCCCACTGCCAGACTACTTCTGCAACACTGCTACAAG ACAGTTGGCAACCTGATCGAGAGGCGGCTGTATGAGACCAAAGAGAACAA GCGACTTTTGGAAAAGTCTCAGCGAATTGAGGCCATCCTGGCATCCTTGCAGGCCACTGGAGCAGAGGCGGCCCAGCTGACGGAGGTGGAGGAGATGATCACAGCTCCAGAACGACAGCAGCTCGAGTCTTTACGACACCACATTAACAA GTTGGATTCCAGTGAAAACCAGGTGGATGAGACCATATTTCTTCTGGAATCCTACATTAACTCTACACAGGCCCCTCGCTGA